In Vanessa cardui chromosome 4, ilVanCard2.1, whole genome shotgun sequence, the DNA window TACCATAGTACCAACACCATCCCTCTTGTGCCATCTCCACTATATACAAGGCGCTGAAAAATAAGCGTCAAGCACAGCATTTAAGCTaaacaacataaaattaataccgTAGGTTGTAGGTTATTTACAGTGTCGGTAATTAATTGGTTTTCCGATCCGTTATTTGAGGTGTCGTTGGATGTCACAGTATTAGTGGATACTCGGATAGGGTTAGACTGCGGTCTGACAATGGCCGGAATGTTATGGATGGGGCTATATGGATTTCTTAAGCTCCATGGACTAATTGGTAGTATGTCAATTTTTTGCATGATTCGTGGTACTCTAGTTCCATTAGGAAATTTTCGTATTACTGTGTTATTTGGTAGTACGCCGTAAATGATGTATGGACTTGCTTCTGTTAATGTTTCCAATGGATCATCGTTAGGATTCTTACGTACCACTGTATTATTAGGAAGTATTCCGAAAATTACATAATCTTTTTTCGGAATAGACGATGGAGTGGCGACGTTGATTTGATTACTTATCATATTAACATCATTTGATATTGTCTCATTGATAAGTGCAACTATGGTTGTAGATTCAGTACCTGATATTGTTGTAGTTTCTAAATTGTTTTCGGTCGTCATGTCAATTTCTGTAGCTGATTCAACGTTAGAAACAGTAGTAGTGGCTTCGTTATCGCTCGACATTGTTGATAGATTAATATCTGAACTAAATGTTGTTGTTTCAGATATTTCAAGACTTCTTATAAAGCCTTCAGTCATAGTTGATTCATCACCAAACTTAAGCGTAGTACTTAAGACAGCGTCAGCTACATTACGAGCAGTTTCAAAAGCCGTCGTTTCAATTTCTTGTGACATGGTAGAAGCAGTATCGAGTGACATAGGCGTAGTTGTCAGTGAAATATCAGCCATATTAGCTGGtgcatttgaaaataaattttcggTTGTAGTTATATCTATTGAACTTTGTGAAAAGGACAAGGAAGGGTTTGAGGAAGAAGTAGTCGTTTGAGTCTCAGTTGCTTCTGTTGAAGTCAGGTCGTTTTCATTCTTGAAGTCGAGTGGACTAATTGTTGTTAAAGTCATTGTATTAACAATTTCTGACAAACGGTTTGAAagagaaatattatttgaatttgaactaTTAATCAATTCAGTCAAAGGAGCATTAGCAATCTCATCATTATGGTTTCGAATTATGTCTTCGATCATTTTTAAAACTCGTGCTTTCTTCGAAAGAATCCATAATTGAAGGCGTGATAATTGACTCGGATcttctatattatctatatcttCTAATTCTTTTACTTGCAAAGATTTCATTTGCATATTCGGATTCGATTGTGTTAAATTTATGCTCGAATTTTCTGTATCGTTTACAGTAAAGTCGTTTAATTCAAAGTTAGTGAGGAACGGAACTAGGGCAGGTTTGTtagtaaaatcattatttacactTGAACTGAAACTTGTATCactatttgttaaaattgtttctatGCCTGAAGGACTAACAGACATTTCATTATTCGATATTGCAGCAGTAGAAAGCTCAACATTTGTATTACCTTCAGTTGGTACAAATATTGGCATATCAGCAGTAACAAAAGAAGGTGTAGTTGTTAGTATTTCAGGCACAGGTACTGTATTTTCATTCGGAAGTGTATTTACAGTTGTTTCTGTTGTTGTGATTAATGAACCAGTGTTCAATCTCGTGCTATTTACAATACTCTCATTCCCTACATCTTGGAGGATATTTACAGGGCGGATATTATCTGgattttctataacaatattttcagTATCTCTAATATCTTCCAAACTGTAAGGAGTTGTATTTGGAAGAGAGTCAATGTCGTCTTGCAATTTTAAAGGCTTATTTAATTTAGGAATTAgggaatttaataattttaccatATCTACTGAAAGTCTAGCTCTACTATCCTCATCCATATTTGCaataatgtttttgatattatttgaaaGCATGCTAGTTAGATCTGAagaaactaatttattattagataatacGAGATCAGATACTGTATTATATACCCTTGTTGAGCTGTCAGTCGTTGGTTGATTTGTAGTCATTACGGCAGTCGTTTTGTCTGTTGTTGGTGCAGTATCTgcatataatacttttatagcAAATGGTTTTCTTGCAGATATGGGAGTACTAGGAGGAGGGGTAGGAGAAGGAACATTTGGATGTATGGTTATAGGAGTACTATCCCTGTCCTTCGCATTTTGTGATGGTGTAGTGATACCCCCAACCGAAATACGGTTAAACACATCTTGTGTAGATTGTTCAGTGGTTTGTACAGACTTAGCAACGGTGTTTACGTTATCCACTGACATTAATGTATCTTGACTCATTGAGTCTTTGAcactatttacattaatattgttaCTCACTCCGTCATTTATTTGCTTAACATCGTTACTAGtgctttgtttttgtaatacttCAGTTGTTGAAGAAATACGAGGTCTAGGTGTAGACGTAAGTATTTCAGCTAAAGCGTCAAAAATTGATACTGTAACTGAAGGCGAATGATGTGACGCCTCAACATTCATGACTTGTAATGACTTGGCCAGGCTTTCGGAAAGTCTCAGGTCAGCAGAGGTTAATGGACTTCGTGACTTAGTAAAAGATATTGCGTTCATATCTGGCCCTATTTGTATTTCTTCTCCCTCTACCTGAAATAAGAAGTAATCTCACCcataaatttagaaaaagtaTTGTGAAAAATCGCAGCAATGTGGACTTGAAGGTGAGACAGTATcagaaaaaatagaaaattgtgCGTAGACCAAAGCCTCTTTACTACTTTTGGATATCATTAAAGAAAGTGAATGTTGCATGTAAATGTATTAAGCAAAACCCATTGTGAgtattgaaacaataatattttacatcaatacgatttaatagattttacttaaaattaaatacaatactattattgattaaattgttaaaatggtgcttttttgtttttgtaagcaTTTGCATTGCATATCTTGCACGatcattttcttaaatataataaaaaacttatacaataattatgtaatcaTTGTTTGTTTTTCCTTTTAGTATAGCTTAaatgcaatttataaataatgcctaaaactatttttattatttcagagaCTTATAAACCTAATTACAATAGTGTATTTGTAATGCGAGCATGATTGTGATGTAATGTTTATTCTAAATTGTATGATTAACCGGTTCAGAAGCTGAATCGTGCATGCATGTCGGCGATGATGTATTTTGTCTTGACATCTGTTCTGTTGTAACATCGGAAAAGTCTTCTTCTTCGAACCACTTTGGCTCCTCTACAGACTTTGACAAAAGATGATCAGTCACGAAGAATTTCAGCCAAGCCTTTGGTAATGAAAATCATTgttaaaatgataatgaaagCATGTAAGTTAAATGAATTTGTTACaagcaatttaatttatttttaatgtagcaaattgttgtttaaattttttgtattttttctatgATCAGTATCTAAATTTCTcaagcaataaaatatatataactgtaaAATTATGCAGTGATATTGaaatgcataaaaaaaaatatgaatatattttaagtcaaaaagcaatttattgtacttttataaaaaaaaaatatatgaaatatcaaaTGAAGATGATAATGAATTGTGCAATACTAGTAATGATATGATACTCCTATTCATTTAATGTCCAGTTTCATAAAGGggctttgtttaaatttattttaatatatgaataaaaccaATGGTAAGAAAACTATTATTAGTTACCTAACAACACTGttaaaaattgtaaagtatTCCTAAAAGTCACATTTTTCTACGCATTAATCATTGAAATgagaatgtaaataaaaaacataaaacttataaatacattcaataCGCAAAAGTATTCAAcgcaaatatttaaagtatttttggtACCTTCACAAATTAATAATGCGAAAACAATTgtagtgttttaaaaatagcaCATTCTTCATAATTAAATGTGCGTTTCAGatgttacttattattttgttttttaaattgtaagttGGTataagatttgaatatattgtgGTGTTACTTACTGTAGATGGTGTAATTGTGGGTACAGTGGGTTTATAAAAAGGTTTATCGAGGTatgaagctcgatatttcgagctaaatttatttttttgtttttcaggaCCAGCTATTATCTGGAAAATATTGGATAAACCGTATACAATAAGTTTTACATAAACACAACTCTAAAATACGATAGACgttagtaaaaatatgttaaatgtatACTTACGCCATTTGATGAAGCCTCCGTAGTCTTTGAAAAAGTATCACTATATTTCCTTGAATTTCTTTCTCTGGATTTCGAGGTCACAACTGAAAACTCCTCTCTTGGTTTTGATGATTTTCGACTATATTTTCTTGTTCGAATGTTCCTAATAGGAGGGGTAACAGTCGACTTTTCTTTGGACGATGTcgaattatcattattattgtctTTATAAGTTGCATGATATTTTTGTGTTGTGCTTACAAAATTATTCAGAAGTTTGTTTTCACTTTCTACTGTCATACTTATTACCTCATTGTCAGTTCCATTTTCTGAAGATTCTTTACTGTTGACAGTTATTATAAAGTTACGACTTTCTTGTTTGTTGTCATTGTCTTGACTTGCTTTAGGTGTACCATCAGTATAAATAATAGGTGATTCGGCTGTATTTTCTACTTTCTTTTCTGCAATTGATATCTCTtctgttatattttgtatacttgAGTCCGTTGTTGATGTTGTCAATCCGCCACTCCTTAGCCTCGAGTAGTAAGAAGTTCTAGGCAGCAACTGTTTCGATTTAAACATTGATCtgctttcaatattttttgacgCATCTTTTTTTACTAGTATTTCTGAATTGGCACCaacattttttgaaatatttctccTTAAATACAAAGACGAACGTACAGTAGGTTTCTTAAAGGATAAATTAGTATCATTGCTTTTACTTTGACTGGAATTTTCAATGTTTGAGGATTCAGTTGTAGTTAATTTCacttttctttgaaatttataagTTCTATCGATCGACGGACTAAAAGAAGCTGTAGAGATGGTTGAAGTAGATAAAGTGTTTGATTTTTTGTTTCTCGGCTTAAACGATCCCCTTAGACGATATTCAACAGATTTAGGCACCGGCTGTTCGGAAGTCGTTGTTGTTATTACAGGTATGTTTTCTTCAGTTTGACTGTTACTGCTGTTACCTTCCACGTTTATTTTACTGCGTAGCTGAAAGTCAggtgttacataatattataaaaaatcgaatttatttcatataacttGTGATTTGTTTAAGGATGAGAATAATGTACTTTTTGTAAGTATAAAAACGTGAcatcgattatttattattgatgatgctgatttaattttaatgatgttaattaaacgaattatggtatgcaaaaaaaataatgtaagtagTATTGTATTAAAAGCCAAATATggtctaatttaatattattacccGAGAATGTTTTTCTATATCAGGAGCCGTGATAATGGATTGTGAAGATGTTGTGTAAGTTTTAAAGACTTTTTGTGATGCTTGTGCTTTCACTGACAAACTCTCGCTGGGTGGAGAGCTGGCTTGTGTctgaaatttttgtttttcgttatttgtatgtatgtttgcaCAAACATGAGGTAAGTCCATGCGATTACCAAAATCTGTATGAATGAAAGTagtgatttaaataatgttttggtTTTTGATTACTTATACATTGTTAGTATGTGGAACAATGTTAGTGATATGAAACAAACAGAAATTCTGTTTTAAGTGCTTATTTATTGCAACTCGAACATGATATACAGTGATATTAATATgagtgatatttaattattaattaaccatACTTTACTTTTCTACTCACCGATGCATTCTTAGCTTGAATCAAAGCTTTAAACGGTTCAGGATAGTTATCATCTTCTTTGATTTCATCtgatactttttgtttttcagCAGTAAGTTGCGTTTTTCCTTTACTTCGAGAAACTGGACGTTTAACAACTTTTGTTGTTTTCTGAGTACTCGACtttaaagtaattctgtctgtacTAGGTCTTAAATTTCTTTCAGTTGTAGACCGTGAAAAAGATTTTGATTCCGTCTGACTAGTAATATTTTCTCTAATTTGACTAGATTTCACTTCATTAGATGTTACTATACCTTCACCGGTTAAATTTGTATCTGTTTCGGATTGCCTTGTTTTATATCTTAATTTCCTTGAGTTTCTTATGTCTTCAGTTCTTGCAGTTGTTGGTTCTTTAGGAGCAGTTGATAACGCATTAGCTGTACCAGACACATCTAAGTCTAAAGCCCGAACATTTGTACGTGTGTTAATACGTCCGCGACCTCTGGGGACGGTTACACTTTCAATCGTTCGAACAGTTGAACTCCTTCGTCTTATTTGTGAATTGAATTCACCTCCATCTTTTGATAACGTTTTTGTAATATCATTAAAAGCTATATCAGTAAAATCCTTTTGTATCTTGCCTATAGGCGGTGAAGTAACCAAAGGAACCGTCGTTGATTGGGCCGGAACATATCTACTGGACTGTCGTGATCGACCTTTTGATTGATTTTCCCTATTCACTGTAGTATCAAAGTTTTCTTCATTGACTACTGGCTTGCTACGCACCCGACTATTCGATCTTCTTGAATCAAATCTGTCGCTTCTTTCAGGTTGGTTTTGAGATTGAGTAGTATAAGTTGGAGATTCAGTAGGCCTGCTTCTGCTTCTCGATCTTGAAATATCCCGTGGTTGAATTTCTTCTCGTCTTCTTGAAACTCGGGATCTAGACGTAGAAGATACATCTTCCGACTTATTTGAACTTGTAGGACTTCTATCGGGATTTGGAAGCCGTCTGCTGATACGCGATGTGCCTTCTACCTGAAATTAAAAgagtttttgttattgtttttttgaaattgatctaaataaaattttaaatttttggtcAAGGCAGctctgtatacatatataacataacttATAACGAAGTTCCTCGTAGTGTTGaggaattttaataattttgtttttaataaagtaataagcgAGTTACTGATTGTGTGTACAAATTTTACACATGAAGGCACAGGAAACTATTGTACCGTATCAATGATTTCAACAGCGCAAGTAAAACATCGGGCCAGTAAGCGGGCGATTAGATACGAAATATTTGACCTAAAATGCGTTTAATTTACATGAAAAGAGCTATAACTGATTTTgatctatgttttatatattataattattatcagtttATGAAAACAAGGGTAGacataataatgataacaaattgttgccattttattaaatatctgttgttttattttataaaaatacgtcAACATTAGGCATTATCTTGGGATACGAAAGTGAAGAGATATCTGAAGATTAAGTGGCATGAGTATTTCAGgttgtcaatttaaaatatgttccGAATTATGAACAAAACACACATTGTGaacatacattaatttttacatGAAGTACTAcgattttttattagtaattcgAATAACCTTAAAAGGATCTTGACTTTTTAATACAACTTAATTGAAATTgaagtgtattatttttttattttatggccaCACGTTTTAATCTCTGTAAATAAACTTTGAATGACTCAATGGCTGAAACGATTGTATCACAAAATTATCTGAAGTATTATGAAAGTattgaatgaattttaaatgcgcattatatcaattaattaaggcCACaactatcaataattatatgtaaattattactcAATGAACTGACTGAATAAATAAGACATCTATCCGATAACTCCAAGATAAAAagcaagttattaaaatatatatgaatgagCGTAgcaatttaagaaatttaattaataaaacacacaTTATTGAGTCCTTTAACTTTGTCCcctcatacataattataacacTTTACTTCGTAATCTTACTCATAAAAATTATTAGCATAAGAACTGTACTGGTAAGGTCGTGTTAGTGTTTATGAAATTATTCCTAAAATGAATTTTCCTGTAAAACCAAATAAACTATTTAGTTAAAAGCATTTATCCCATGATTAAATGCATgcaaaccttttttaaaattaaaaacaattttttttattttttttagagtgATAGATAaaagcaaaattatttaaataaaacaatgaataaCTGTTCCATTTTTTCAAAGATCCGTTTTCTTTAAAGGCAAAAAGTGAAGGGCGACTTTATCTTAAAATCAAAGGTCGAAAGCTGTGACAGTTTATTAAGTATTAGTCTAGATAATGTTCTAGATTGAGTGTATCTGAGCGCACCTGGGCCATATGTGTGCTAAGTAGCTATTAATAACATAAGTGAGTTGTTACTGTCTGGAGAGAAATTATGTTGCCAACGCCTGCGGTAGTGATTGCAACGAActctttttaattattccatatttcataactaaatattattaaatcggACCAATTTGTAATATACGCTTCACTCCACATATATTTATCTTCGACTGTTCTTATGTATCCGTATCATAAGGGATACGATAcctatttgtttctttttttatttatattctttatttttaactaataactTACACACCTTAGGATaggtttcaaatttaaatacacacATACTTAATGGGTTGCACACACACCATTGCAGTTTTGAatcatatcattattaattaagcgTACTGACTTGGAAAACCGTGAAAAATTTGCCACTTCATAcacttcaattaaaaataatattatataaataatagacataaataaatatcaaatatatatcaaaagcCATAGGTATATAAAGTGACATAGATCTACAGAActcaataatgttatttttttaattatcctttaagtaagaaatttaaacatattccaccaacccccgtGGCCCCGTTATGTGATAGTCTAGCCGTAGTAGCCTTGGGCAAACTTCATCCCACATTGaaagacttttttatactatatattaatcatagtaAAGCACGACATGAATGAAAAACTTATTGCAAATTCTCACATTTAGTTTGACGTTTGAATCGCAATCACAATGCACATGCATTAAACTCTTATGTATTAACATGACACTATCTTTAACGCTTAGTTCAATAACTCAATCAATTCACTCAATAAACAAAacgaattaattacaaatatatatctaaaaggCATACAAAGAACCGCCATTAACAATAAACGAAACCATTTATCGTATAATTGGAACACGTCAGTGTACAGTCAGagacaaatatacaaaaataatactagACACGAAAATTGAAGGTCGGCTTAGCTAAGCTTTTGTagatcacattttttttaataacattatgtgTTGCACTGTACGTATCGCATATCGGGTCGGCTTATTTACGTTACATTGAAATCAATCACTTCATTGCAATCGTTTCATAGTATAACACCaagtcgctttccgctgtctgtccctatgtatgcttagatctttaaaattacggaacggattttaatggggtttatttttaatacatggtTGTGTGTATAATACAAGTAAGCAGTGGACAacacagtaaagaaacactgataattttagagttctaatgtgatgtcgtaaataaataattctgtagtatattaatatcagtattgcaccaaatccttcgtcagttttcaaattaattccttatcaagtcttaaacttttagtaccttttgaatctaaacatcaaatcattgcgacgcaatatgtcattgtcactcggtaaagcagattgtcgctgatactgagcacacgaaaatagatcttaaggcgacgaaccttttcttaccctacTGTACCTGTGTGAAGCTGGGTCTGGtggctagtattttataaattcacgCTCGTGAAAAgtatatttgcatttataatcgTTGAAGTAAATTCGTCTAAAGCGTAAACTTCAGCGGCTGACCTTGTTTGAACGATAAATGTACAAATGTTGATTTGTCAAgaatttgaaaacatttaataagtGTGACTAATTTCACGGAGTCAAATATTATTGGAGCGTTCATAAAATGATCAATAGAATATTGACtagagaatttatttaaaaaaaaataatttgtacttACAGAAACATTATATACTTGTaacaaaatttgttattattaaaactatatactcataacattataatatcaaaattttacatattcataatatgtggatttattttctttatgttttaacaaatattaaccatttatcAAGCAAAGATTACAAAAGCAAAAATGTTACGTTTTTGTTTTGGTTCTAggtatgtttttaaaacatttttgtctcagatcatatttatttaaatattgacgctGAAATTGgcgaaaattgtttatataggccggaaaattttaaatgaaataacggAAGTGATAGTGATTTTATTatgaatcatattattaaaagactttgacatattatgaaatataaataactgttatatatttacataattaattcaatataataattgccGATTGTGTTAAGCAATAAATAAGTAATCTAGATTAGTCatactcaatattttattgaaccGATATTCAAGACAATGtacaacgttttttttatttaataattaaaatctattaaaatcaattagtCTTAATTCACTGTTGAtaagttcaaaaatatttgttagtaCGCTAGACGGCTGTACATAAATACTAAGCTGGAAAActctattaaaatgtataattatacagTTAAATAGTACCAGTGACGTCATAATAATGAACTatcattaaatgtatgtatatgtaatctattatatatattataaatgtgaactcTTAtaactgtttgtctgtcgctcttttacgtcaaaaccgctgaaccgtatTTCATGAAATTAGGTATGGAgtaaacatgaactccaagaaaggcctactttgtctaacacatgacaaccgacaccctaaaacgcgagcgaaatcGCAGGTGACTACAAGTATAGCATAAAGTAACATATGGTTATttcttgaataattatatttcagaaGTGACATCAATCATTACCATGGAACGTGTGGCCGTATGTATCGTAtagtattttgattgatttattgaaGTCTGCTAAGACTGCCAGTCTGCGCgggatataataaaagttatattatttaccttGCTCTACGTATTTAACGTTATTAAACGAATATATTATACGTTATTTGAAGATATCTGATTGCGATTCATTTCTTAGAGCATATAAATATAgtgtatattaatcattattaaaaaaataaatatttgtataatatttgatttaaataaagtacaatacGTGCATATACATACACCATTTAATAACGGTTAAATCTAGAAT includes these proteins:
- the LOC124544013 gene encoding mucin-3A-like isoform X5 — protein: MRGVWWSAFALLLLVVVASAIRSGQVEGTSRISRRLPNPDRSPTSSNKSEDVSSTSRSRVSRRREEIQPRDISRSRSRSRPTESPTYTTQSQNQPERSDRFDSRRSNSRVRSKPVVNEENFDTTVNRENQSKGRSRQSSRYVPAQSTTVPLVTSPPIGKIQKDFTDIAFNDITKTLSKDGGEFNSQIRRRSSTVRTIESVTVPRGRGRINTRTNVRALDLDVSGTANALSTAPKEPTTARTEDIRNSRKLRYKTRQSETDTNLTGEGIVTSNEVKSSQIRENITSQTESKSFSRSTTERNLRPSTDRITLKSSTQKTTKVVKRPVSRSKGKTQLTAEKQKVSDEIKEDDNYPEPFKALIQAKNASTQASSPPSESLSVKAQASQKVFKTYTTSSQSIITAPDIEKHSRLRSKINVEGNSSNSQTEENIPVITTTTSEQPVPKSVEYRLRGSFKPRNKKSNTLSTSTISTASFSPSIDRTYKFQRKVKLTTTESSNIENSSQSKSNDTNLSFKKPTVRSSLYLRRNISKNVGANSEILVKKDASKNIESRSMFKSKQLLPRTSYYSRLRSGGLTTSTTDSSIQNITEEISIAEKKVENTAESPIIYTDGTPKASQDNDNKQESRNFIITVNSKESSENGTDNEVISMTVESENKLLNNFVSTTQKYHATYKDNNNDNSTSSKEKSTVTPPIRNIRTRKYSRKSSKPREEFSVVTSKSRERNSRKYSDTFSKTTEASSNGIIAGPEKQKNKFSSKYRASYLDKPFYKPTVPTITPSTVEGEEIQIGPDMNAISFTKSRSPLTSADLRLSESLAKSLQVMNVEASHHSPSVTVSIFDALAEILTSTPRPRISSTTEVLQKQSTSNDVKQINDGVSNNINVNSVKDSMSQDTLMSVDNVNTVAKSVQTTEQSTQDVFNRISVGGITTPSQNAKDRDSTPITIHPNVPSPTPPPSTPISARKPFAIKVLYADTAPTTDKTTAVMTTNQPTTDSSTRVYNTVSDLVLSNNKLVSSDLTSMLSNNIKNIIANMDEDSRARLSVDMVKLLNSLIPKLNKPLKLQDDIDSLPNTTPYSLEDIRDTENIVIENPDNIRPVNILQDVGNESIVNSTRLNTGSLITTTETTVNTLPNENTVPVPEILTTTPSFVTADMPIFVPTEGNTNVELSTAAISNNEMSVSPSGIETILTNSDTSFSSSVNNDFTNKPALVPFLTNFELNDFTVNDTENSSINLTQSNPNMQMKSLQVKELEDIDNIEDPSQLSRLQLWILSKKARVLKMIEDIIRNHNDEIANAPLTELINSSNSNNISLSNRLSEIVNTMTLTTISPLDFKNENDLTSTEATETQTTTSSSNPSLSFSQSSIDITTTENLFSNAPANMADISLTTTPMSLDTASTMSQEIETTAFETARNVADAVLSTTLKFGDESTMTEGFIRSLEISETTTFSSDINLSTMSSDNEATTTVSNVESATEIDMTTENNLETTTISGTESTTIVALINETISNDVNMISNQINVATPSSIPKKDYVIFGILPNNTVVRKNPNDDPLETLTEASPYIIYGVLPNNTVIRKFPNGTRVPRIMQKIDILPISPWSLRNPYSPIHNIPAIVRPQSNPIRVSTNTVTSNDTSNNGSENQLITDTVNNLQPTTKQIRTEKPDDGTGNAVFKFIPIDEVTVSQQKSNVLKLASTKMPKTTSFNDMLQVTTSESNTQTTQNDISTNGQTTSTPIFAMTPIENSDTTTIIPELSIVMNNIEAEPTTLAPEITTATANIVGTMLPTATEISTPNPLTTPAARPTTTTTSSPTIMTSIPSVIATTVTTEIDNLSTATTTLPTTLQTTTVNPPTVTITTPTASVLETAASNQKDADLLQSLLQQIGRSPKNLNSFSNNQQNDNAKLLQAILLGGQQSIGSNKKFNENKPSSTTIRSIEDDIRQFEEDTKLLKALLLATGRNPAELNLPNLDNIKGLTASTTSIPTTTKFITTTSQPTTTQRTTTITPTTTTTVPTTTTTTTTTTTTTTTTNTPLITTTLKSTSSGRISELSYNEDLRKLQEDTRLLQALLQATGNQNTANKPIISGITSNVRIASNPLTTSIESNPTTPVNNRPIFTTRPSPVFTAITPETVTVSTLQPQQQTTEEIGISTTFQPFNVRSTTTVRSVGDTSAATRRVQTSRFQVTTEIPSTSTFSDEEDLLFLQNLKSVLSAKNSGEDPETALANRVIALAVERSLNEIQTGKKVDTSTTTYRPTTTTARLTTTTTKSTTTTEASTLNTPSIEEDIKQFEQDTKLLQALLKATGQDPSKFNIPTLANTNRPVTASIESTTAKPYGAKIAVKDELKNEQDDAKLLQTLIKLQDAQETTTQRSKIAITGQSSDEALKKLLNQAQPAGMVSEATKSSISLSTEFGNSNDALLAALLKEQGFGPTTASSLDEQLRLAALLNQVVVTPKARRTTTPPPPPPAPRRPVLDGLAWLWQQWRETAPGPDVARPNRRPAPSARPSITPSAATSSRVNWFGSGPFVGNADERPTSNRIPLEPPSVVTTEQGPGRGQLVSAAINVTRAFSQFLGAAIQGAAQTVQSVIRAGQRAASDAYTSGSG